A single region of the Drosophila miranda strain MSH22 chromosome 2, D.miranda_PacBio2.1, whole genome shotgun sequence genome encodes:
- the LOC108154010 gene encoding uncharacterized protein LOC108154010 produces MQSRLIFIVLYGIFFASTFDYNDAVVFKFTNFVCESYNQSWFVFNYCRLKAVSRNKVLFNMNGTILHSVNNVSIHAQIFQRANGYRPWLYEVKIDACQYFRKPNNPLVAIVYGLFKEYTNINHTCPYVGPQIIKDFYLRPELLRVPLPTGDYLLMIRWYFKKRLQFDTNVTFVFEEDLMKRD; encoded by the exons ATGCAGTCCAGGCTAATATTCATCGTTCTATATGGAATATTTTTCGCTTCAACATTCGATTATAAT GATGCGGTGGTTTTCAAGTTTACAAACTTCGTCTGCGAGAGCTACAACCAGTCCTGGTTCGTGTTCAACTACTGTCGCCTGAAGGCCGTCAGTCGTAACAAAGTGCTCTTCAATATGAATGGAACGATTCTACATTCAGTCAACAATGTTTCGATTCATGCGCAGATTTTCCAAAGGGCCAACGGCTATAGACCATGGCTTTACGAGGTCAAAATCGATGCGTGTCAGTATTTTCGAAAGCCAAATAATCCCCTGGTGGCTATAGTCTATGGGCTCTTCAAGGAGTACACCAACATTAATCACACGTGCCCCTATGTG GGTCCACAGATTATTAAGGACTTTTACCTAAGACCCGAGCTGCTGCGTGTTCCGCTGCCGACGGGGGATTATCTATTGATGATTCGGTGGTACTTCAAGAAAAGGCTACAGTTCGATACGAATGTGACTTTCGTGTTCGAAGAGGATCTTATGAAGAGGGATTAA
- the LOC108155527 gene encoding uncharacterized protein LOC108155527 translates to MMNLAQRPTNLGKQNGAVVLEVVKVLGRPVTIAEVAQRVSTVYKLPLDIIQPVVAYVLRAGEASGFFECRLGCYSPVPSVVEQLSRDVDEYAAKILAGGKAEISPLMLKLQRLDKNALIPGSRHRLVYLHDAVHPKWISVDDNE, encoded by the coding sequence ATGATGAACCTGGCTCAAAGGCCCACGAATTTGGGCAAACAGAACGGAGCCGTGGTGCTGGAGGTCGTGAAGGTGCTGGGCCGTCCCGTCACCATCGCGGAGGTGGCCCAGCGGGTGTCGACGGTGTACAAGCTGCCGCTGGACATCATCCAGCCCGTGGTGGCCTATGTGCTTCGAGCGGGCGAGGCCAGCGGGTTCTTCGAGTGCCGCTTGGGCTGCTACTCGCCGGTGCCCAGCGTGGTGGAGCAACTGAGTCGGGACGTTGATGAGTATGCGGCCAAAATACTTGCCGGGGGCAAGGCCGAGATCTCCCCGCTGATGCTGAAGCTCCAGCGGTTGGACAAAAACGCACTGATCCCCGGGAGCAGACATCGTCTGGTGTACCTGCACGATGCGGTACATCCAAAGTGGATATCAGTCGACGATAATGAATGA